From the Maioricimonas rarisocia genome, one window contains:
- a CDS encoding NUDIX hydrolase, which yields MTGDDTAEEIFDVCDADDRVIGQAARAHVHAQGLLHRAVHIFVFRTDGRLLVHRRSATKDEYPHCYTSSASGHLGAGEDYEPAAARELEEELGLTSLLEYLAKFPGGPETANEHSVLFRTVTDADPTPDPGEIESIEYLTISEVADRLKRHPAQFTPPFRILFSWYHDQVT from the coding sequence CGGGTGATGACACTGCCGAAGAGATCTTCGACGTCTGTGATGCCGACGACCGGGTGATCGGTCAGGCGGCCCGCGCCCACGTTCATGCCCAGGGTTTGCTGCATCGAGCCGTGCACATTTTCGTGTTTCGCACGGACGGGCGGCTGCTGGTGCACCGGCGGTCGGCGACCAAGGATGAGTATCCGCACTGCTACACGTCGTCGGCGTCGGGGCATCTCGGTGCCGGCGAGGATTACGAACCGGCGGCCGCGCGCGAACTGGAAGAAGAACTGGGGCTGACGTCGCTGCTGGAGTATCTGGCGAAGTTTCCGGGCGGGCCGGAGACGGCGAACGAGCATTCGGTGCTGTTCCGGACGGTGACCGATGCCGATCCGACTCCCGATCCGGGCGAGATCGAGAGCATCGAGTATCTGACGATCTCGGAAGTGGCCGATCGGCTGAAGCGGCATCCCGCTCAGTTCACGCCCCCTTTCCGGATCCTGTTTTCGTGGTATCACGACCAGGTCACGTGA